One genomic region from Aneurinibacillus migulanus encodes:
- a CDS encoding 3D domain-containing protein, whose translation MKQNHIQSDFWKGRMWILLTAVAILVLLSLALLVNSLQTKKFTFINDGKAMAVTTKAKTLGEFLAEKRIQLGEFDELNFGMDTALADGMQVSYIPGKKININIAGHKKQVVTAKRQVKDILAEENVALGPLDKVKPALNQSVKENQTVTVTRITKKLVNNEKTVAFNTKEREDRTMLQGQQKVIQQGQEGKVLERYEVVYINGKPASKKLVETKKLQDWKDHIVAVGTAQMTAVSRSESDRASRVSEMGGDFTPRKTLQVRMTAYSPHAASTGKNPGDAEYAITASGATAKEGRTIAVDPSVVPLGWWVYIEGYGFRKAEDTGGAIKGNRMDLYFASEDEAQNFGVQRKTVHVIGPNKPN comes from the coding sequence TTGAAGCAGAATCATATTCAGTCGGATTTTTGGAAGGGTCGAATGTGGATTCTTCTGACCGCTGTTGCGATCCTTGTTCTCTTAAGTCTTGCGCTTTTGGTTAATTCATTGCAAACAAAGAAGTTTACTTTCATAAATGACGGCAAAGCAATGGCCGTAACCACAAAAGCGAAAACGCTAGGAGAATTCCTAGCTGAGAAAAGGATACAACTGGGGGAGTTTGACGAGCTGAATTTCGGAATGGACACAGCATTGGCAGACGGTATGCAAGTGAGTTACATACCAGGTAAAAAGATAAACATAAACATAGCCGGTCACAAGAAACAGGTGGTGACGGCAAAACGTCAGGTAAAAGATATTCTTGCTGAGGAGAATGTAGCGCTCGGACCGTTGGACAAGGTCAAGCCAGCGCTCAATCAGTCGGTAAAGGAAAATCAAACAGTAACGGTTACACGAATTACCAAGAAATTGGTGAATAACGAGAAAACGGTAGCCTTCAATACAAAAGAGCGGGAAGACCGCACCATGCTGCAAGGACAGCAGAAGGTTATTCAGCAGGGCCAGGAAGGAAAAGTACTGGAACGGTATGAGGTTGTCTATATCAATGGTAAACCTGCGTCAAAGAAGCTTGTCGAAACCAAAAAGCTGCAAGACTGGAAAGATCACATTGTAGCAGTTGGAACGGCACAAATGACAGCTGTATCACGAAGCGAGAGCGACCGGGCATCCAGAGTCTCTGAAATGGGAGGAGACTTCACGCCGCGTAAAACGCTTCAAGTAAGAATGACCGCTTATTCACCGCATGCGGCATCCACAGGAAAGAATCCGGGAGATGCGGAATACGCGATTACAGCGTCAGGAGCTACAGCGAAGGAAGGGAGAACCATTGCAGTTGACCCGAGTGTCGTACCCCTCGGCTGGTGGGTTTATATTGAAGGGTATGGTTTTCGTAAGGCCGAAGATACGGGTGGTGCCATTAAAGGTAATAGAATGGACTTATACTTCGCATCTGAAGACGAAGCTCAGAACTTTGGCGTCCAACGTAAAACCGTGCATGTTATCGGTCCAAATAAACCAAATTAA
- the rsmA gene encoding 16S rRNA (adenine(1518)-N(6)/adenine(1519)-N(6))-dimethyltransferase RsmA — protein sequence MTMRDIATPTRTREILKQYGFSFKKSLGQNFLVDLNILSKIVDAAELTKEKGAIEIGPGIGALTEQLSRQAGKVVAVEIDQRLLPILADTLSAYSHTEIVHGDVLEMDLGTLIREKFPEQEKVSVVANLPYYVTSAILMKLLEERLPLENIVVMIQKEVAERIAAGPGGKEYGALSVLAQFYAEAEVVTIVPHSVFIPQPNVDSAVLRLRIRNKPAVDVDSETMFYRVVKASFAQRRKTLSNNLLNNLFGKERKEEMLRILAEAGIEPARRGETLSIEEFARLSNLISQASV from the coding sequence ATGACAATGCGCGACATTGCAACACCAACAAGAACGAGAGAGATTCTTAAGCAATACGGGTTCTCGTTTAAAAAAAGCCTGGGACAAAACTTCCTGGTTGATTTGAACATTCTGAGTAAAATTGTTGATGCTGCCGAGTTAACAAAAGAGAAGGGCGCCATTGAGATCGGACCGGGCATCGGGGCACTAACCGAGCAATTATCCCGCCAAGCGGGTAAAGTGGTGGCTGTTGAAATTGATCAGCGATTGTTGCCGATTCTGGCTGATACGCTATCTGCGTATTCACACACGGAAATCGTTCATGGTGATGTCTTGGAAATGGATCTGGGCACCCTGATTCGAGAGAAATTTCCGGAGCAGGAGAAAGTCAGTGTCGTGGCGAACTTGCCGTACTATGTGACCAGTGCCATTCTAATGAAACTGCTTGAAGAACGATTGCCACTTGAGAACATTGTAGTCATGATCCAAAAGGAAGTAGCCGAGCGTATTGCTGCCGGGCCGGGAGGCAAAGAATACGGCGCGTTAAGTGTGCTGGCACAGTTCTATGCAGAGGCGGAAGTCGTTACCATTGTGCCGCACAGTGTCTTTATTCCCCAGCCGAATGTTGACTCTGCGGTTCTTCGCCTTCGTATTCGGAACAAACCTGCCGTAGACGTAGATAGTGAGACGATGTTCTACCGGGTTGTCAAAGCCAGCTTTGCGCAACGGCGCAAAACGCTATCGAACAACCTGTTGAATAACCTTTTCGGCAAGGAACGCAAAGAAGAAATGCTGCGCATCCTCGCCGAAGCGGGTATCGAGCCGGCAAGACGGGGCGAGACGCTTTCGATTGAGGAATTTGCCCGGTTAAGTAACCTGATTTCTCAGGCTTCCGTATAA
- a CDS encoding small, acid-soluble spore protein, alpha/beta type — MARRRSVMSEQFKYELAKDLGFYETVQREGWGGITTRDAGNMVKRAIQLAEESLAKQNPTK; from the coding sequence ATGGCACGTAGAAGAAGTGTTATGTCAGAGCAGTTCAAGTATGAGCTTGCAAAAGATCTTGGTTTTTATGAAACTGTACAGCGCGAGGGCTGGGGCGGCATTACTACCCGTGATGCGGGAAATATGGTGAAGCGGGCCATCCAACTTGCGGAAGAATCGCTTGCGAAACAGAATCCCACGAAGTAA
- the ispE gene encoding 4-(cytidine 5'-diphospho)-2-C-methyl-D-erythritol kinase, translating into MVKAPAKINLTLDVLAKRPDGYHEIEMVMTTIDLADRLTIYPREEDKITLDCTVSYLPLDERNHVYQAARLVKERFGIKHGVHIHIDKHIPIAAGLAGGSSDAAATIKGLNRLWNLGMSVEEMAELGSHVGSDVSFCVYGGTALARGRGEKIERLPSPPSCWVILAKPPIGVSTGEVYGALRIDEGKEERKSAEMIEAIHRGDFTGVCRALGNHLESVTLEMHPQVRQIKERMLRFGADGVLMSGSGPTVFALAERESRMNRIYNGLRGFCKEVYAVRILGENNR; encoded by the coding sequence ATGGTCAAGGCCCCGGCAAAAATCAACTTAACATTGGATGTATTAGCGAAGCGGCCGGACGGCTATCACGAGATTGAGATGGTAATGACAACCATTGATTTGGCCGACAGATTAACCATTTATCCGCGGGAAGAAGATAAAATTACGCTTGATTGTACGGTTAGTTATCTTCCACTTGATGAAAGAAACCATGTATATCAAGCCGCACGGCTTGTCAAAGAGCGATTCGGCATCAAGCACGGCGTACACATCCATATTGATAAACACATTCCTATTGCTGCAGGCTTGGCAGGTGGAAGCAGTGATGCAGCAGCAACGATTAAAGGGTTGAACCGATTATGGAATCTGGGTATGAGCGTGGAGGAAATGGCCGAGTTAGGTTCGCATGTTGGCTCGGATGTTTCTTTTTGTGTATATGGCGGCACAGCGTTGGCGCGCGGACGAGGTGAGAAAATCGAACGCCTTCCGTCACCGCCCTCCTGCTGGGTTATTTTAGCGAAGCCGCCGATTGGCGTATCGACGGGTGAAGTGTATGGTGCACTGCGTATCGACGAAGGGAAAGAGGAGCGAAAATCGGCCGAGATGATTGAGGCCATTCACCGAGGTGATTTCACTGGAGTATGCCGCGCATTGGGCAACCACCTTGAATCCGTCACGCTAGAGATGCATCCACAAGTTCGTCAAATTAAGGAAAGAATGCTGCGATTTGGTGCGGATGGTGTTCTTATGTCAGGAAGCGGACCGACCGTATTTGCACTGGCGGAACGAGAGTCGCGAATGAATAGGATATACAATGGCTTGCGTGGCTTTTGCAAGGAAGTGTATGCGGTTCGTATTCTGGGGGAAAATAACCGGTAA
- the rnmV gene encoding ribonuclease M5: protein MMIKEVIVVEGKSDTVAINRAVHADTIETGGSAIPEWVIDRIRRAQRKRGVIVFTDPDYQGERIRKIISQAVPGCKHAFIKKAEGQGKRNLGVEYASPEVIRRALAEVRTEAEAPTEQITMADMIDAGLVGGAQAKGRRALLGEKLGIGYANAQQLHKRMLMLQITREEFVEALASVLAQEE from the coding sequence GTGATGATTAAAGAAGTTATCGTTGTAGAGGGAAAGTCTGATACGGTTGCTATTAATCGTGCGGTACATGCCGATACGATCGAGACTGGCGGTTCGGCTATTCCGGAATGGGTCATTGATCGCATCCGGCGAGCGCAGCGTAAACGTGGAGTTATCGTGTTCACTGATCCCGATTATCAGGGAGAGCGTATCCGCAAGATTATTAGTCAAGCAGTGCCTGGCTGCAAACATGCGTTTATTAAAAAAGCTGAGGGTCAGGGTAAACGTAACTTAGGCGTAGAATATGCATCCCCGGAAGTAATCCGTAGAGCGCTCGCTGAGGTTCGAACGGAAGCGGAAGCGCCGACGGAGCAGATTACAATGGCAGATATGATTGATGCTGGCTTGGTTGGCGGAGCACAGGCCAAAGGGCGTCGAGCGTTGCTGGGTGAGAAGCTTGGTATTGGCTATGCGAATGCTCAACAACTGCATAAGCGAATGCTCATGCTACAGATTACGCGTGAAGAATTCGTCGAGGCGCTTGCCTCGGTTCTGGCGCAGGAGGAATAG
- the veg gene encoding biofilm formation stimulator Veg produces MARNTLHDIKRNLDGHIGERILLRANGGRRKTVERTGVLEETYPSVFIVKLDEDKHSFERVSYSYADVLTETVELTICRDDEYIRIALEQ; encoded by the coding sequence ATGGCGAGAAATACGTTACACGATATAAAACGTAATTTGGATGGGCATATCGGCGAACGGATTTTACTCCGAGCGAACGGTGGCCGTCGCAAGACCGTAGAAAGGACGGGAGTTCTTGAAGAAACTTACCCGTCTGTATTTATTGTGAAGCTCGATGAGGACAAGCATTCCTTTGAGCGCGTGTCGTACAGCTATGCAGATGTGCTTACAGAGACAGTGGAACTTACAATTTGCCGCGATGATGAATATATTCGAATCGCCCTTGAACAGTAG
- a CDS encoding TatD family hydrolase, with protein MLFDTHAHLNDEKFSEDREATIARARENGISYICNIGYNRETIETSLELTRTYDFIYTAIGWHPQDAKTLTDEDLVWIEKLASEEDKVVAIGEIGLDYYWDTSPKDVQQDVFRKQIRLARKLKLPIIIHDRDAHQDILDILREEKAEEVGGIMHCFSGSPEMARQCIDMNFHISLGGPVTFKNAKKPKEVAEIVPLERLLIETDCPYLTPEPYRGKRNESAYVRYVAEKIAELKNISFEQLAQITTANAKKLFHIKE; from the coding sequence GTGCTTTTTGATACACACGCACACCTGAACGACGAAAAATTCAGCGAAGATAGAGAAGCGACCATTGCTAGAGCAAGGGAAAACGGTATTTCGTATATTTGTAACATCGGGTATAACCGGGAGACGATCGAGACGTCTCTCGAGTTAACCCGTACGTATGATTTTATCTATACAGCTATTGGCTGGCATCCACAGGATGCGAAAACATTGACTGATGAAGATTTGGTCTGGATTGAGAAATTGGCCTCTGAAGAAGATAAAGTGGTGGCGATCGGGGAAATTGGACTGGACTATTACTGGGATACTTCACCAAAAGACGTACAGCAGGATGTATTCCGTAAGCAAATTCGACTGGCAAGAAAGCTTAAACTCCCGATTATTATCCATGATAGGGATGCACATCAGGATATTCTCGACATTTTGCGCGAAGAGAAAGCGGAGGAGGTTGGCGGCATTATGCATTGCTTCTCCGGTAGTCCAGAAATGGCGCGTCAGTGCATCGATATGAATTTTCATATCTCGTTAGGTGGTCCGGTAACATTCAAGAATGCCAAGAAACCGAAGGAAGTAGCCGAGATCGTACCGCTTGAACGCTTGTTAATTGAAACCGATTGTCCGTACCTTACTCCAGAGCCGTATCGCGGCAAGCGAAACGAAAGTGCATATGTCCGATACGTAGCCGAAAAAATTGCTGAGTTGAAAAATATTTCGTTCGAACAATTAGCTCAAATTACGACGGCAAATGCCAAAAAATTATTCCATATAAAGGAATAA
- the yabG gene encoding sporulation peptidase YabG has protein sequence MFTNSKFKVGDIVTRKSHGYDMLFQILDIDKEDKTAALIGLDYRLMADAPLDDLVKVNEDEMQKMRSAYEQKHLEAMRLIQQERRSTREKNTWRQVNHIKDIGGSFDWPGKVLHVDGDRGYLKKCLAVYQELKVPAIGYHYPEKEFPEAILPLLNKHSPDILVLTGHDALQSKRGPADDLNSYRHSKYFVQAVEKARMFQQSKDSLVIFAGACQSHFEAILEAGANFASSPKRINIHTLDPVYIAEKVAYTSIQQSINIFDMVKNTITGIEGVGGLESKGCFRFGIPKP, from the coding sequence ATGTTTACGAACTCGAAGTTTAAAGTTGGTGACATTGTAACGAGGAAATCGCATGGCTATGATATGTTGTTCCAGATTCTCGATATTGACAAAGAAGATAAAACCGCTGCGCTTATCGGCCTAGACTACCGATTGATGGCAGACGCTCCGCTCGATGACCTGGTTAAAGTAAACGAAGATGAGATGCAGAAGATGCGAAGTGCCTACGAGCAGAAACACCTCGAAGCGATGCGACTGATTCAGCAGGAAAGACGTTCGACCCGTGAGAAAAATACGTGGCGTCAGGTAAATCATATAAAAGACATAGGAGGCTCCTTCGACTGGCCGGGCAAGGTTCTTCATGTAGATGGAGACAGAGGTTATTTGAAGAAGTGCCTGGCTGTTTATCAGGAATTAAAAGTGCCTGCTATTGGATACCATTATCCTGAGAAAGAGTTTCCAGAAGCGATCCTTCCTCTTCTAAACAAACACAGTCCGGATATTCTTGTGCTGACGGGGCATGATGCTTTGCAGAGCAAAAGAGGGCCAGCAGATGATTTGAATAGCTACCGCCACTCGAAATATTTTGTTCAAGCAGTAGAGAAAGCTCGGATGTTTCAGCAGAGCAAGGATAGTTTAGTTATTTTCGCAGGGGCATGCCAGTCGCATTTCGAAGCGATTCTGGAGGCGGGAGCGAATTTTGCCAGTTCACCGAAACGAATTAATATTCATACGCTTGATCCGGTATACATAGCCGAAAAAGTGGCGTATACCTCCATTCAGCAATCGATTAATATTTTTGACATGGTTAAGAATACGATTACGGGCATTGAAGGAGTAGGAGGTTTGGAATCGAAAGGATGCTTTCGCTTCGGGATTCCAAAGCCGTAA